A genomic segment from Nocardia cyriacigeorgica GUH-2 encodes:
- a CDS encoding AAA family ATPase — translation MADLALTARLNPSAADARRGVVRLHAEVLTALGLREWDGITLVGSRRTAAVAGLAPAGTPAGVALLDDVTLSNAGLRDSATVVVSPATVYGGKRISVSGSAHATGSIPAATLRQALLGKIVTVGDTVSLLPRDLGPDLPAAAASQALSRAFGIAWTTELLTVTATDPSPGPVSVQPNTAVDWGPGAIAPVGGNGRPASISAREDSSASMTTDPTGTVAAARSAPIPVEDLVGAHTQAAKLTEWLTLALDEPELLKTLGASPHLGVLITGPAGVGKATLARAVTAPRRLIELDGPAVGAAESGARLREVAQAVAEVSSGQGGILLITDIDALLPATADPVATLILDQLRAAIAEPCVAFLATTAHPAALDSRLRAPDLCDREIALTLPTAAVRRSLLEQLLRKVPTGDLKLDEIAAKTPGFVVSDLAALCREAALRAASRANREQTEPQLSQDDLAGALEVIRPLSRSGMEELAIGSLGLDDVGDMAETKQALTETVLWPLRHPDSFARLGIEPPRGVLLYGPPGCGKTYLVRALAGSGQLSVHAVKGAELMDKWVGSSERAVRELFQRARDSAPSLIFLDEVDALAPRRGQSSDSGVGDRVVAALLTELDGVEPLREVVVLGATNRPELIDPALLRPGRLERLVFVPPPDAEARLAILKTTGRSVPLADDVDLAALAEDLDGYSAADCAALLREAALAAMRRDVAAADVTAADLDAARSVVRPSLDPDQVESLRRYAEARADSR, via the coding sequence ATGGCTGATTTGGCTCTTACCGCGCGTCTGAATCCTTCTGCCGCCGATGCCCGCCGCGGCGTGGTGCGGTTGCATGCCGAGGTGCTGACCGCCCTCGGTTTGCGGGAATGGGATGGGATCACCCTGGTCGGTTCCCGGAGGACGGCGGCGGTGGCCGGCCTGGCGCCCGCGGGCACGCCGGCCGGGGTGGCGCTGCTCGACGACGTGACGTTGTCCAATGCCGGCCTGCGCGACAGCGCCACGGTCGTGGTGTCACCGGCGACCGTCTACGGGGGTAAGCGGATCTCGGTGAGCGGCTCGGCCCATGCCACCGGCTCGATTCCGGCGGCGACGCTGCGGCAGGCGCTGCTGGGCAAGATCGTCACCGTCGGCGATACGGTCTCGCTGCTGCCGCGCGATCTCGGCCCGGATCTGCCGGCCGCGGCCGCGAGTCAGGCGCTCTCGCGCGCCTTCGGCATCGCCTGGACCACCGAGCTGCTCACCGTCACCGCCACCGATCCCTCGCCCGGCCCGGTGAGCGTGCAACCGAATACCGCGGTGGATTGGGGGCCGGGGGCGATCGCGCCGGTAGGCGGCAACGGCAGGCCGGCGAGCATCTCCGCGCGCGAGGACTCCTCCGCGAGCATGACCACGGACCCGACGGGCACGGTCGCCGCGGCCCGCTCCGCGCCGATCCCGGTCGAGGATCTGGTGGGCGCGCACACCCAGGCCGCCAAGCTCACCGAATGGCTGACGCTGGCCCTCGACGAACCGGAACTCCTCAAAACCCTCGGCGCCTCACCGCATCTCGGCGTGCTGATCACCGGCCCGGCCGGGGTGGGCAAGGCGACGCTGGCCCGCGCGGTCACCGCGCCGCGGCGCCTCATCGAGCTGGACGGCCCGGCCGTCGGCGCCGCCGAGAGCGGGGCCCGGCTGCGCGAGGTGGCCCAGGCGGTGGCGGAGGTGAGTTCCGGGCAGGGCGGGATCTTGCTCATCACCGACATCGATGCGCTGCTGCCCGCGACCGCCGATCCGGTGGCGACGCTGATCCTGGATCAGTTGCGCGCGGCCATCGCCGAACCGTGCGTCGCCTTCCTGGCCACCACCGCGCATCCGGCGGCACTCGATTCCCGGCTGCGCGCCCCTGACCTATGTGACCGCGAGATCGCTTTGACGCTGCCGACCGCGGCTGTGCGCCGGTCGCTGCTGGAGCAGTTGCTGCGCAAGGTGCCGACCGGCGATCTGAAACTCGACGAGATCGCCGCCAAGACACCCGGTTTCGTGGTATCGGATCTGGCCGCGCTGTGCCGGGAGGCGGCCCTGCGCGCGGCCTCGCGGGCCAATCGCGAGCAGACCGAACCGCAGTTGTCGCAGGACGACCTGGCGGGCGCGCTCGAGGTGATCCGGCCGCTGTCGCGTTCGGGCATGGAAGAGCTGGCCATCGGCAGCCTCGGGCTCGACGACGTCGGCGATATGGCCGAGACCAAACAGGCCCTCACCGAGACGGTGCTGTGGCCGCTGCGGCATCCGGATTCCTTCGCCCGCCTCGGCATCGAGCCGCCGCGCGGGGTACTGCTGTACGGCCCGCCCGGCTGCGGAAAGACCTATCTGGTCCGCGCGCTGGCCGGATCCGGGCAGCTCAGCGTGCACGCGGTCAAGGGCGCGGAGCTGATGGACAAGTGGGTCGGCTCCTCCGAGCGGGCGGTGCGCGAGCTGTTCCAGCGGGCGCGGGATTCGGCGCCGTCGCTGATCTTCCTGGACGAGGTCGACGCGCTGGCCCCGCGCCGCGGGCAGAGTTCGGACTCCGGCGTCGGCGATCGGGTGGTGGCGGCGCTGCTCACCGAACTCGACGGCGTGGAACCGCTGCGCGAGGTGGTCGTCCTCGGCGCCACCAACCGGCCCGAACTGATCGATCCCGCGCTGCTGCGGCCGGGACGGTTGGAGCGGCTGGTGTTCGTGCCGCCGCCCGATGCCGAGGCCCGGCTGGCGATCCTGAAGACGACAGGCCGGTCGGTGCCGCTGGCCGACGACGTCGACCTGGCCGCGCTGGCCGAGGACCTCGACGGCTACTCCGCCGCCGACTGTGCCGCGCTGCTGCGCGAGGCGGCGCTGGCGGCGATGCGCCGCGATGTCGCCGCCGCCGACGTCACCGCGGCCGATCTGGACGCGGCGCGTTCGGTGGTGCGGCCCTCGCTCGACCCCGATCAGGTCGAATCGTTGCGCCGCTACGCCGAGGCGCGGGCCGACTCCCGCTGA
- a CDS encoding Na+/H+ antiporter subunit A, which produces MLGILLAHALAALLAPLCVRAMGRNAFYLLALVPLGSLSWVFANWNETKRVRVSWAPSIEMNLDLRFDSLAAVMCALVLGIGALILFYCGRYFDDDEPKLGIFAAQMVGFAGAMFGLVTSDNMVLLFVFWETTTVLSFLLVGHNSDRAQSRRAAIQALLVTAAGGLAMLVGIIILGQSTGSYLLSDLLAAEQPPSGLAVNVAVVLILVGALSKSAIVPLHFWLPGAMAAPTPVSAYLHAAAMVKAGVYLVARLAPVFATNPVWHPIVLVLGGASMLLAGARALQVSDLKLVLAFGTVSQLGFLILMVGLGTPDAALAGLALIVAHALFKACLFMVVGIVDHGAGTRDLRALTGLGRRAPVLCAVAVLAALSMAGIPLMVGFVAKESALDATLHADILNDPARILLTVVVTLGSMLTVAYSARFVWGAFGNKPGVTEPDWHRPGALLLGAPAVLAAGSLVAGLAAPGLDELISPYASSIPGALGSHLLLWHGFTDVLALTVVIVAAGLVIFAFRGRIGESPRPLLGNADRAYDATLRGMDKLSLRMTGSVQRGSLPVSQAIILGTLIILPSVVLALGTRTGVQMRLWDSPLQLAIGAIMVAMALGATVLRNRLASVLVVGVTGYGCGVIFALHGAPDLALTQFLVETLTLVVFVLVLRAFPAEISGSRTAGFNVRRAVLAACVGATVTVLGAFAVAARSAEPIWHRIPGAAYEFGGGKNAVNVLLVDIRAWDTLGEISVLVVAATGVASLVFRSRRFGSAPRAADAPNYRPGLVSWLPAGRLVDRRERSMVMQITTRLVFPTMMVLSVYFFFSGHNAPGGGFAGGLTAGLALVLRYLAGGPYELGEALPVEAGHLLGAGLALAAGTATTSLIFGAPPLSSAILEVTLPLLGHVKLVTSLFFDLGVYLIVVGLVLDVLRSLGARLDRELAETPEPAEVREAVK; this is translated from the coding sequence TTGCTCGGAATTCTGCTCGCCCATGCCCTGGCCGCTCTCTTGGCGCCGCTGTGCGTTCGGGCGATGGGTCGCAATGCGTTCTACCTGCTCGCCCTCGTTCCGCTCGGCTCCCTGAGCTGGGTCTTCGCCAACTGGAACGAAACCAAGCGGGTCCGGGTGAGCTGGGCGCCGAGTATCGAGATGAATCTCGACCTGCGCTTCGACTCGCTGGCCGCGGTCATGTGCGCGCTGGTGCTCGGGATCGGGGCGCTGATCCTGTTCTACTGCGGCCGCTACTTCGACGACGACGAACCCAAGCTCGGGATCTTCGCCGCGCAGATGGTCGGCTTCGCCGGCGCCATGTTCGGTCTGGTCACCAGCGACAATATGGTGTTGCTGTTCGTCTTCTGGGAGACCACGACGGTCCTGTCGTTCCTGCTGGTCGGCCACAACTCCGATCGTGCGCAGAGCCGTCGCGCCGCGATCCAGGCGCTGCTGGTGACGGCGGCGGGCGGACTGGCGATGCTGGTCGGCATCATCATCCTCGGCCAGAGCACCGGCAGCTATCTGCTGTCGGACCTGCTGGCCGCCGAACAGCCGCCCAGCGGGCTCGCGGTGAACGTCGCCGTGGTGCTGATCCTGGTCGGAGCGCTGAGCAAGTCGGCCATCGTCCCGCTGCACTTCTGGTTGCCCGGCGCCATGGCCGCGCCCACGCCGGTCAGCGCGTACCTGCATGCGGCGGCCATGGTGAAGGCCGGTGTGTACCTGGTGGCCCGGCTGGCGCCGGTGTTCGCGACCAACCCGGTCTGGCATCCGATCGTGCTGGTGCTCGGCGGCGCCTCGATGCTGCTGGCCGGGGCGCGGGCGTTGCAGGTCAGCGACCTCAAGCTGGTACTGGCCTTCGGCACCGTCAGCCAGCTCGGCTTCCTCATCCTGATGGTCGGGCTCGGCACGCCCGACGCGGCACTGGCGGGGCTTGCGCTGATCGTGGCGCACGCGCTGTTCAAGGCCTGTTTGTTCATGGTGGTCGGCATCGTCGACCACGGCGCGGGCACCCGTGATCTGCGCGCGCTGACCGGGCTCGGGCGACGCGCACCGGTGCTGTGTGCGGTGGCGGTACTGGCGGCGCTGAGCATGGCGGGCATCCCGTTGATGGTCGGCTTCGTGGCCAAGGAGAGTGCCCTCGACGCGACCCTGCACGCCGACATCCTCAACGATCCGGCCCGCATCCTGCTGACGGTCGTGGTGACGCTCGGCTCGATGCTGACGGTCGCCTACAGCGCGCGCTTCGTCTGGGGTGCGTTCGGCAACAAGCCCGGCGTCACGGAACCGGATTGGCATCGTCCCGGCGCACTGCTGCTCGGCGCGCCTGCCGTACTGGCAGCCGGCAGCCTGGTCGCGGGCTTGGCCGCCCCTGGCCTGGACGAGCTGATCAGCCCGTACGCGAGCTCGATCCCCGGAGCGCTCGGCTCGCATCTGCTGCTGTGGCACGGCTTCACCGACGTGCTCGCACTGACCGTCGTGATCGTCGCGGCCGGCCTGGTGATCTTCGCGTTCCGCGGCCGGATCGGCGAATCCCCGCGCCCGCTGCTGGGCAATGCCGACCGCGCCTACGACGCCACCCTGCGCGGCATGGACAAGCTGTCGCTGCGGATGACGGGCTCGGTGCAGCGCGGTTCGCTGCCGGTCAGCCAGGCCATCATCCTCGGCACCCTGATCATCCTGCCGTCGGTGGTGCTCGCGCTGGGCACCCGGACCGGCGTGCAGATGCGGCTGTGGGATTCGCCGTTGCAGCTGGCCATCGGCGCGATCATGGTGGCGATGGCGCTGGGGGCGACGGTATTGCGTAACCGCCTGGCCAGCGTGCTGGTCGTCGGCGTCACCGGGTACGGCTGCGGTGTCATCTTCGCGCTGCACGGCGCACCCGATCTGGCGCTCACCCAGTTCCTGGTGGAGACGCTGACGCTGGTGGTGTTCGTGCTGGTACTACGGGCCTTCCCGGCCGAGATCTCCGGTTCGCGCACCGCCGGATTCAATGTCCGGCGCGCGGTGCTCGCGGCCTGTGTGGGCGCCACCGTCACCGTCCTCGGCGCCTTCGCGGTCGCGGCCCGCAGCGCCGAGCCGATCTGGCACCGCATTCCCGGCGCGGCCTACGAATTCGGCGGCGGCAAGAACGCGGTGAATGTGCTGCTGGTCGATATCCGCGCCTGGGACACCCTCGGCGAGATCTCGGTCCTGGTCGTGGCGGCCACCGGTGTGGCCTCGCTGGTGTTCCGCAGCCGCCGGTTCGGCAGCGCGCCGCGGGCTGCGGACGCACCCAACTACCGGCCCGGACTGGTGAGCTGGCTGCCCGCGGGCCGGCTGGTCGACCGGCGGGAACGGTCGATGGTCATGCAGATCACCACCCGGTTGGTGTTCCCGACCATGATGGTGCTGTCGGTCTACTTCTTCTTCTCCGGCCACAACGCACCCGGCGGCGGTTTCGCCGGCGGGCTCACCGCGGGCCTCGCGCTGGTCCTGCGCTACCTGGCCGGCGGGCCGTACGAACTCGGTGAGGCGCTGCCAGTGGAGGCCGGGCATCTGCTGGGCGCCGGGCTGGCGCTGGCCGCGGGCACCGCCACCACCTCGCTGATCTTCGGCGCACCGCCGCTGTCGTCGGCGATTCTGGAGGTGACGCTGCCGCTGCTCGGCCACGTCAAGCTGGTGACCTCGCTGTTCTTCGACCTGGGTGTGTATCTGATCGTCGTCGGGCTGGTGCTCGACGTGCTGCGCAGCCTCGGTGCGCGGCTGGACCGCGAACTGGCCGAGACGCCGGAACCGGCCGAAGTCCGGGAGGCGGTCAAATGA
- a CDS encoding Na(+)/H(+) antiporter subunit C has protein sequence MSVNMTLMIVIGVLVACGVYLILERAVSKMLLGMILFGNAVNLLVLTMAGGDGKPPISGATDDAHQEMADPLAQAMVLTAIVITMGLAAFVLALAYRSFTLTTTDDVENDPEDVGIAATREQEDPEE, from the coding sequence ATGAGCGTGAACATGACCCTGATGATCGTCATCGGCGTGCTGGTGGCGTGTGGGGTGTATCTGATCCTCGAGCGGGCGGTGTCGAAGATGCTGCTCGGCATGATCCTGTTCGGCAATGCGGTGAATCTGCTGGTGCTCACCATGGCCGGCGGTGACGGCAAGCCGCCGATCAGCGGCGCCACCGACGACGCCCATCAGGAAATGGCCGACCCACTCGCCCAGGCCATGGTGCTCACCGCCATCGTCATCACCATGGGCCTGGCCGCGTTCGTACTCGCCCTCGCCTACCGGTCCTTCACCCTGACCACCACCGATGACGTCGAGAACGACCCGGAGGACGTCGGGATCGCGGCCACCCGCGAGCAGGAGGATCCCGAGGAATGA